In the genome of Candidatus Microbacterium phytovorans, one region contains:
- a CDS encoding serine hydrolase: MSTPYAAAFDIARGHVASGRLPTAVLGIATADGTVALDAFGTAALDSGTTRAVTVDDTFRLFSVTKPLLGIAAARAVERGLLSLQTPLAEALPAFGAERGDTVRLSHLVSHTSGISEPALDTALPLRHELLHRGRDFAAGTASRYSTIAFEGIAALHEHATGTTWDAGVAQWADEIGATGMTLDPDDAVAVPDAAAAGLDMPRFLATRAPGAGLSGRADDLLRVGSELLRIHAGAGDGILRPATLEMMRRPLTGDLPRLEPYTAERGQDWGFTWNLRTRAPGLIDRDVYGHGGWSGTELWVHPSAGVAWVFLTNQAERPGVDIDLLDNAVVSAR; encoded by the coding sequence ATGAGCACCCCCTACGCCGCGGCCTTCGACATCGCGCGCGGCCACGTTGCATCTGGTCGTCTGCCCACCGCGGTGCTCGGCATCGCCACCGCCGACGGCACGGTCGCCCTCGACGCGTTCGGCACGGCCGCACTCGACTCCGGCACCACGCGCGCCGTCACCGTCGACGACACCTTCCGCCTCTTCTCGGTGACCAAACCCCTCCTGGGCATCGCCGCCGCGCGCGCCGTCGAACGGGGCCTCCTCTCGCTCCAGACGCCGCTCGCCGAGGCGCTCCCCGCGTTCGGTGCCGAACGCGGGGACACGGTGCGCCTGTCGCACCTCGTGAGCCACACGTCCGGGATCTCCGAACCCGCCCTCGACACGGCCCTTCCGCTCCGCCACGAGCTCCTGCACCGGGGGCGCGACTTCGCGGCGGGCACGGCATCCCGCTACTCGACGATCGCCTTCGAGGGCATCGCGGCGCTGCACGAGCACGCGACGGGAACGACGTGGGATGCCGGTGTCGCACAGTGGGCGGACGAGATCGGTGCGACGGGGATGACGCTCGACCCCGACGACGCGGTGGCCGTGCCCGACGCCGCGGCCGCGGGGCTGGACATGCCCCGCTTCCTCGCGACCCGTGCGCCGGGCGCCGGCCTCTCGGGGCGCGCGGACGATCTGCTCCGTGTCGGGTCGGAGCTCCTGCGCATCCACGCGGGAGCCGGCGACGGCATCCTGCGCCCCGCGACCCTCGAGATGATGCGGCGCCCCCTCACGGGCGACCTCCCGCGCCTCGAGCCGTACACCGCCGAGCGCGGTCAGGACTGGGGCTTCACGTGGAACCTCCGCACGCGGGCGCCGGGGCTCATCGACCGCGACGTGTACGGCCACGGCGGGTGGTCGGGCACGGAGCTGTGGGTGCACCCGTCCGCGGGCGTCGCGTGGGTGTTCCTCACCAATCAGGCGGAGCGCCCCGGCGTCGATATCGACCTGCTCGACAACGCGGTGGTGTCGGCGCGATGA
- a CDS encoding Gfo/Idh/MocA family oxidoreductase, translated as MTTELRCAIVGTGAVAHLHARAVLDHPHAVLVAVTDQARATAEAFAAEWARDVAPTVYDSLDVLLATERPDVVLVCTPPAAHREQTLAAFAAGSHVIVEKPPAPSLDELDEMRAAADAADRRLAVVFQQRTGTAAAHVRSLLQSGALGRPLLAVCQTLWYRDEDYFAVPWRGTWETEGGGTTLGHGIHQLDLLGFLLGDWASVQGRLWRLDRETQTEDTSTATITFANGVVAQVVTSAVSPRQTSSVRIDTQRATVTVDHLYGHGHENWVITPAPGFEDDADDWDLPAIEERSDHAPLLRDVFDALLSGAPLPPTAEEPARALELVAAIYASAAGDGAVVTPADLAAHPTHRSGFASPVTDMR; from the coding sequence ATGACCACCGAACTCCGCTGCGCGATCGTCGGAACCGGTGCCGTCGCGCACCTCCACGCCCGCGCCGTGCTCGACCACCCGCACGCCGTGCTGGTGGCCGTGACCGATCAGGCGCGGGCCACCGCCGAGGCCTTCGCAGCCGAATGGGCGCGCGACGTCGCGCCGACGGTCTACGACTCGCTGGACGTGCTGCTCGCGACCGAGCGGCCGGATGTCGTGCTCGTGTGCACGCCGCCCGCCGCGCACCGCGAGCAGACGCTCGCCGCGTTCGCCGCCGGATCTCACGTCATCGTGGAGAAGCCTCCGGCGCCTTCGCTCGACGAGCTGGACGAGATGCGCGCCGCCGCCGACGCGGCTGATCGGCGTCTCGCCGTGGTGTTCCAGCAGCGCACGGGCACGGCCGCCGCGCACGTCCGCAGCCTTCTGCAGTCGGGAGCGTTGGGGCGTCCGCTCCTCGCGGTCTGCCAGACGCTCTGGTACCGCGACGAGGACTACTTCGCCGTCCCGTGGCGAGGGACGTGGGAGACCGAGGGGGGCGGGACGACGCTCGGCCACGGCATCCATCAGCTCGATCTTCTGGGCTTCCTGCTGGGCGACTGGGCGAGCGTGCAGGGGCGGTTGTGGCGGCTCGATCGCGAGACGCAGACCGAGGACACCTCGACCGCGACGATCACCTTTGCCAACGGGGTCGTCGCGCAGGTGGTGACGAGCGCCGTATCGCCGCGACAGACGAGTTCGGTGCGGATCGACACGCAACGCGCGACCGTGACGGTCGACCATCTCTACGGTCATGGCCACGAGAACTGGGTCATCACGCCCGCGCCGGGTTTCGAGGACGATGCCGACGACTGGGACCTTCCGGCGATCGAGGAACGCAGTGACCACGCGCCGCTGCTGCGGGACGTCTTCGACGCCCTCTTGTCGGGGGCTCCCCTTCCCCCGACGGCGGAGGAGCCCGCCCGCGCGCTGGAACTCGTCGCGGCCATCTACGCCTCCGCCGCGGGCGACGGCGCGGTGGTGACGCCCGCCGACCTGGCCGCGCACCCGACCCACCGGTCCGGTTTCGCGAGCCCCGTCACCGACATGCGCTGA